A genome region from Cucumis sativus cultivar 9930 chromosome 4, Cucumber_9930_V3, whole genome shotgun sequence includes the following:
- the LOC101204849 gene encoding uncharacterized acetyltransferase At3g50280 codes for MDMNNPTPHHNLHFISQCFIKPHTIPEESKQPYYLSPWDLLMLSVQYIQKGLIYSKPPAALNDDGQFIEDLLRKLKHSLSIALVHFYPLAGRFATISYVDEGSCLVYVDCNNSPGAKFIHARLDMTISDILSPTDVPVIVQRLFDHDRATNHDGHSTSLLSIQITELLDGVFIGCSINHSLVDGSSYWNFFNMWSEIFQAEDDNFSISRPPVLQRWFPDAHGPILKLPFTNLDQFITKFEAPQLRERMFHFSPASLAVLKARANTEYKTNKISSFQSLSALVWRSITRARGLSPDQTTGCRLAINNRTRLNPPLPENYFGNSIQAIRTAATVKELLENNLGWAAWKLHEAVVNHDNEKVRDHVNKWVESPFVYRMEKLFDPLSVMMGSSPRFNKYGNVFGMGKALALRSGYAHKFDGKVSCYPGSEGGGSIVLELCLRPEFMSVLEADEEFMNATTPRDPLHYY; via the coding sequence ATGGATATGAATAATCCCACTCCTCATCACAATCTTCACTTCATCTCACAGTGCTTTATTAAACCTCACACCATTCCTGAAGAATCAAAACAACCATATTACCTAAGTCCATGGGATCTTCTCATGCTCTCTGTCCAATACATCCAAAAGGGTCTTATCTATTCCAAACCCCCCGCCGCCCTCAACGATGATGGTCAGTTCATTGAAGATTTATTGAGAAAGCTCAAACACTCACTCTCAATCGCCCTCGTTCATTTCTACCCACTCGCTGGACGATTTGCAACAATATCATACGTAGACGAAGGTTCTTGCCTCGTTTATGTTGACTGCAACAACAGCCCTGGAGCCAAATTCATCCACGCTCGTCTCGACATGACCATTTCGGATATCCTTTCACCCACTGACGTCCCGGTAATTGTCCAACGTTTGTTTGATCACGACAGAGCTACCAACCACGACGGTCATTCCACCTCCTTACTGTCTATTCAGATCACTGAATTACTGGACGGTGTCTTCATTGGGTGTTCCATTAACCACAGCCTCGTCGACGGATCTTCTTATTGGAATTTCTTCAACATGTGGTCTGAGATATTTCAAGCAGAGGAcgacaatttttcaatttcacgCCCACCAGTCCTCCAGCGTTGGTTCCCCGATGCCCACGGTCCAATTCTGAAGCTCCCATTCACAAATCTCGATCAATTTATTACCAAATTCGAAGCACCCCAATTGAGGGAAagaatgtttcatttttcccCTGCATCTTTGGCGGTTCTAAAAGCCAGAGCAAATACAGAGtacaaaaccaacaaaatatcCTCCTTCCAATCCTTATCTGCACTcgtttggagaagcataacACGAGCTCGGGGTCTATCACCGGATCAAACCACCGGCTGCAGATTGGCAATCAACAATAGAACAAGGCTAAATCCGCCACTACCCGAAAATTACTTTGGGAATTCAATTCAAGCCATAAGAACAGCTGCCACTGTAAAGGAACTGCTGGAAAACAATCTCGGGTGGGCGGCGTGGAAATTGCATGAGGCCGTTGTGAACCACGATAACGAGAAGGTGCGAGACCATGTGAACAAGTGGGTGGAATCTCCGTTTGTGTACCGTATGGAGAAATTATTTGATCCATTGAGTGTGATGATGGGAAGCTCTCCTAGATTCAATAAGTATGGGAATGTGTTTGGTATGGGTAAGGCTTTGGCTCTTCGAAGTGGGTATGCGCATAAATTTGACGGGAAAGTATCTTGTTATCCAGGATCTGAAGGAGGAGGAAGCATAGTTCTGGAGCTGTGTCTTCGACCAGAGTTTATGAGTGTTCTTGAGGCTGATGAGGAATTCATGAATGCCACTACTCCACGTGATCCACTTCACTACTACTAG
- the LOC101205099 gene encoding uncharacterized acetyltransferase At3g50280: MNPNLQNIDYISECFIKPHSAPEQSKHPYYLSPWDLAMLSMHYIQKGLLYAKPLATLDDCSGFIDDLLRKLKHSLSIALVHFYPLAGRLVTTRYEDEASCLVYVDCNDSLGAKFIHARVDMTISDVLSPGDVPLIVESFFDHDRAVNHDGHSRPLLSIQVTELHDGVFIGCSINHSIVDGTSYWHFFNMWSEIFEAQDDNVSISRPPILQRWFPEGHGPILKLPFTHPDQFINRFEAPELSKKHFHFSSESVAVLKKRANTEYKTNKISSFQSLSALVWRSITRVRELPPDQTIGCIMAINNRSRLDPPLSENYFGNSIHTIKGVATVKELLENNLGWAAWKLHEAVVNHKDSIVRDFVKKWVESPSIYRIAGMFDPLSVMIGSSPRFNKYGNVFGMGKAVGIRSGYAHKFDGIVTCYPGHEGGGSIELEICLPLHFMAALEADGEFMDATTTS, from the coding sequence ATGAATCCAAATCTCCAAAATATTGACTACATCTCAGAATGCTTCATCAAACCTCACTCCGCTCCTGAACAATCAAAACACCCATATTACCTTAGTCCATGGGATCTTGCCATGCTCTCTATGCATTACATTCAAAAGGGTCTTCTCTACGCCAAACCTCTCGCTACCCTCGATGACTGTAGTGGCTTCATCGACGATCTCTTGCGAAAGCTCAAACACTCACTCTCAATTGCCCTCGTTCATTTTTACCCACTAGCCGGACGACTTGTAACAACCCGATACGAAGACGAAGCTTCTTGCCTTGTTTATGTGGACTGCAACGACAGCCTGGGAGCAAAATTCATCCACGCGCGTGTCGACATGACGATTTCCGATGTTCTTTCGCCCGGCGATGTGCCATTGATTGTCGAATCGTTTTTTGACCATGACAGAGCAGTCAACCATGACGGACATTCCAGGCCGCTGCTGTCCATTCAGGTCACTGAATTACATGACGGCGTCTTCATTGGGTGTTCCATTAACCACAGCATCGTAGACGGAACTTCTTATTGGCATTTCTTCAATATGTGGTCAGAAATATTCGAAGCACAGGATGACAATGTTTCCATTTCACGCCCTCCAATCCTCCAACGGTGGTTCCCAGAAGGCCATGGCCCAATTCTAAAGCTTCCATTCACACACCCAGATCAATTTATTAACAGATTCGAAGCGCCCGAACTCAGCAAAAAGCACTTCCACTTTTCATCGGAATCAGTGGCGGTATTGAAAAAAAGAGCAAACACAGAGtacaaaaccaacaaaatcTCCTCCTTCCAATCCTTATCTGCCTTAGTATGGAGATCCATAACACGAGTCCGTGAGCTGCCACCGGATCAAACCATCGGTTGCATAATGGCAATAAACAACAGATCAAGATTAGATCCACCCTTATCGGAAAATTACTTCGGGAATTCGATTCATACAATAAAAGGAGTTGCGACGGTGAAGGAACTGCTGGAAAACAATCTTGGATGGGCAGCGTGGAAATTGCACGAGGCGGTGGTGAACCACAAGGACAGTATAGTGAGAGATTTTGTGAAGAAATGGGTGGAAAGTCCGTCCATATACAGAATAGCCGGAATGTTTGATCCGTTGAGTGTGATGATTGGAAGCTCACCGAGATTCAACAAGTACGGGAATGTGTTTGGAATGGGGAAGGCTGTGGGTATTAGAAGTGGGTATGCTCATAAGTTTGATGGGATTGTAACATGTTATCCAGGACATGAAGGAGGAGGAAGTATAGAATTGGAGATCTGCCTTCCACTCCATTTCATGGCTGCTCTTGAGGCTGATGGCGAATTCATGGATGCTACTACCACTTCATAA
- the LOC101205344 gene encoding uncharacterized acetyltransferase At3g50280, translating into MDSHHPSIRRISECFVKPKFLPQQSNQPYHLIPGDLAMLSAHYIQKGLLFPKPSHLINQSPHPFMLHLLHRLQNSLSIALFHFYPLSGRLSTVSNDQQSSVSIYVDCLNSPGAKFIHAALDITISDVLSPVDVPLLVQSFFDHHKAVNYDGHTMPLLSVQVTELLDGVFIACSFNHAIGDGTSYWNFFNMWSEIFQATSSDGDEIISISQPPILKRWFPDGIGPIINLPFTHPDQFISRFEAPELRERIFHFSAESIAKLKAKANSECKAKEISSFQSLSALVWRSITRARRVPENQISSCSMAANNRGRLDPKLSENYFGNVVTSVKAEAKAGELVERGVGWAAWKLHEAVVQNTNEKLRKALDKWMESPFTFQLGRFFDQYSVLMGSSPRFNKYGNEFGMGKAVALRSGYANKFDGKVSAYPGYEGGGSIDLEICLLPQNMANLESDLEFINSISSPPHLSFNHDL; encoded by the coding sequence ATGGATTCCCATCATCCTTCAATCCGACGCATCTCAGAATGCTTTGTCAAACCAAAATTCCTTCCCCAACAATCAAATCAACCCTATCATTTGATCCCTGGAGATCTCGCCATGCTCTCCGCCCACTATATCCAGAAAGGCCTCCTCTTTCCTAAACCTTCCCATCTAATCAATCAATCTCCACACCCTTTCATGCTCCATCTTCTTCACCGCCTTCAAAATTCCCTCTCCATTGCTCTCTTTCATTTCTACCCACTCTCCGGCCGCCTTTCCACCGTTTCAAACGACCAACAATCTTCTGTCTCCATTTATGTTGACTGCCTTAACAGTCCCGGAGCCAAGTTCATCCACGCAGCCCTTGACATCACAATTTCCGATGTTCTGTCCCCGGTCGATGTGCCTTTACTGGTCCAATCTTTCTTTGACCATCACAAAGCTGTTAATTACGACGGTCATACTATGCCTTTACTTTCCGTTCAAGTAACAGAACTACTCGATGGAGTCTTCATCGCCTGTTCCTTCAACCATGCCATTGGCGACGGAACCTCCTACTGGAATTTCTTCAATATGTGGTCGGAAATTTTTCAAGCAACGTCATCGGATGGGGATGAGATTATTTCGATTTCCCAACCGCCCATTCTTAAGCGATGGTTTCCTGATGGGATTGGTCCAATTATCAATCTACCCTTCACTCACCCAGATCAATTTATCAGCCGATTCGAAGCACCGGAACTCAGGGAAAGAATATTCCACTTTTCGGCAGAATCCATTGCAAAACTGAAAGCAAAAGCTAATTCAGAGTGCAAAGCAAAAGAAATCTCCTCCTTCCAGTCGTTGTCTGCACTTGTATGGCGATCCATAACACGAGCCCGTCGCGTGCCTGAGAATCAAATAAGTAGTTGCAGTATGGCGGCGAACAACAGAGGAAGATTAGACCCAAAGTTGTCTGAAAACTACTTTGGGAACGTGGTTACATCAGTAAAAGCGGAAGCAAAAGCAGGGGAGTTGGTTGAGCGAGGGGTGGGTTGGGCAGCGTGGAAGTTGCACGAAGCTGTGGTTCAAAACACAAACGAAAAGCTAAGAAAGGCGCTTGATAAGTGGATGGAATCTCCATTTACTTTTCAATTGGGTCGATTTTTTGACCAATATAGTGTCTTGATGGGGAGCTCGCCGAGATTCAATAAATATGGGAATGAGTTTGGAATGGGGAAAGCAGTGGCGTTGCGGAGTGGATATGCCAACAAGTTTGATGGCAAGGTTTCTGCTTATCCAGGATATGAAGGAGGAGGAAGTATAGATTTAGAGATATGTTTGCTCCCACAAAATATGGCCAATCTAGAGTCTGATTTGGAGTTCATCAATTCCATCTCTTCTCCCCCTCACTTGTCATTCAATCATGATCTATGA
- the LOC101216164 gene encoding uncharacterized acetyltransferase At3g50280 — MEPNHPQLRPISHCFITHENLPPQSNQPFYLGPSELLLLSVHYNQKGLLFHKPPQAAFNHGDLFMVTLLHRLKTSLSATLFHFYPLTGRLATTTNGIYVDCINSPGAKFIHAALDITVSDILSPLHVPSLVQSFFDLNKALNYDGQTLPLLSIQVTELLDGVFIACSFNHCLGDGTSIWNFFNTWSDVFQAPSSEDSYGINSISQPPILDRWFPDGYDPVINIPFTDPSQFISRFEVPELRRRFFHFSAKSIADLKAKANKECNTKDISSFQTLTALVWRAITRARRIPLDQSTCCVMSANYRGRLKPALPENYLGNMITSVKVDAKVGELVERGLGWGARKLHEAVKNLTYEKIRESLEEWIKCPYTYQWGSILNPNIIKMGGWSKFNVYGSEFGMGKAVGVRSGYGNTFDGKVIVYPGCEGGGSVDLEICLLPQNMANLESDLELMNAISSSPPHFSC; from the coding sequence ATGGAACCCAATCATCCTCAACTTCGACCAATCTCCCATTGCTTCATTACACATGAAAATCTTCCCCCACAATCAAACCAACCCTTCTACTTGGGCCCTTCTGAGCTCCTCCTGCTTTCCGTCCACTACAATCAGAAAGGCCTTCTCTTTCACAAACCCCCTCAGGCGGCCTTCAACCATGGAGATCTCTTTATGGTTACTCTTCTCCATCGCCTCAAAACCTCGCTCTCTGCCACTCTCTTTCATTTCTACCCACTTACCGGCCGCCTTGCTACCACTACCAATGGGATTTATGTTGATTGCATTAACAGCCCTGGCGCCAAGTTCATCCATGCCGCCCTTGACATTACAGTCTCTGACATTCTCTCCCCGCTTCATGTGCCTTCACTCGTCCAATCTTTCTTCGACCTCAACAAAGCCCTCAATTACGATGGCCAAACCTTGCCTTTGCTATCCATTCAGGTAACTGAATTATTGGATGGTGTCTTCATTGCCTGCTCTTTCAACCATTGTCTTGGCGATGGAACTTCCATTTGGAATTTCTTCAACACGTGGTCTGATGTCTTTCAAGCTCCATCGTCTGAAGACAGTTATGgaattaattcaatttcacaACCACCCATTCTAGATCGGTGGTTTCCTGATGGGTACGATCCAGTTATCAATATCCCCTTTACAGATCCAAGTCAATTTATTAGCCGATTCGAAGTGCCCGAGTTAAGGAGGAGATTTTTCCACTTCTCAGCAAAATCAATTGCAGATTTGAAAGCAAAAGCCAACAAAGAGTGCAATACCAAAGATATTTCCTCCTTTCAAACGTTGACCGCACTTGTATGGCGAGCCATAACGCGAGCTCGTCGCATACCGCTGGATCAAAGCACCTGTTGCGTGATGTCAGCAAATTACAGAGGAAGACTAAAACCAGCGTTGCCTGAAAATTACTTAGGCAACATGATTACATCAGTGAAAGTGGATGCAAAAGTAGGGGAGTTGGTTGAAAGAGGGTTGGGTTGGGGTGCACGGAAATTGCACGAAGCTGTGAAGAACCTCACGTACGAAAAGATAAGAGAATCACTTGAGGAGTGGATCAAGTGCCCATATACTTATCAATGGGGTTCTATTTTGAATCCGAATATAATCAAGATGGGGGGCTGGTCCAAATTCAATGTGTATGGATCCGAATTCGGAATGGGGAAAGCAGTTGGAGTTCGAAGTGGATATGGCAACACATTCGACGGAAAGGTTATTGTTTATCCTGGGTGTGAAGGGGGAGGAAGTGTAGATTTAGAGATATGTTTGCTCCCACAAAATATGGCAAATTTGGAGTCTGATTTGGAGTTGATGAACGCTATATCTTCTTCTCCACCTCACTTCTCATGCTAA
- the LOC101205579 gene encoding uncharacterized acetyltransferase At3g50280, which translates to MAAAKPKHPPLRQISNCFIKPKHLPPETKQLPYYLGPSELVFLSIHYIYKGLLFHKPPDHGVHFMVPLLHRLKNSLSTALFHFYPLSGRLATATNNGVYVDCVNSPGAKFIHAALDITVSDILSPLHVPSSLIQSLFDLNKIVNYDGHTLPLLSIQVTELLDGVFIACSFNHSLGDGTSFWNFFNMWSEIFQAQGDGDGDGDGDGDGVISISRPPILERWFPDGYGPTINLPPFVQLEQFEAPELRRRFFHFSAELIANLKAKANAECKTKEISSFQSLSALVWKAITRARCIKQDQSTRCHMAVNYRGRLKPALPENYLGNMITSVKVDAEAGELVETGLGWGAWKLHEAVTNITNEMIRESLEKWIQCPFTLRWSSVSNPCIVLITSSSRFNMYGTKFGMGKAMGVLSGYGNTIDGKVVAYPGYEGGGSVDLEICLQPQTMANLESDLEFMNAISSPPHFPS; encoded by the coding sequence ATGGCAGCCGCGAAACCCAAACATCCTCCACTCCGACAAATCTCCAATTGTTTCATCAAACCTAAACATCTTCCCCCAGAAACAAAGCAGCTCCCATACTATTTAGGCCCTTCTGAACTCGTTTTTCTGTCCATCCACTACATCTATAAAGGCCTTCTCTTTCACAAACCTCCCGACCATGGAGTCCATTTTATGGTTCCCCTTCTTCATCGCCTTAAAAACTCCCTCTCCACAGCTCTCTTTCATTTCTACCCACTTTCCGGCCGCCTTGCTACCGCTACCAATAATGGGGTTTATGTTGACTGCGTTAACAGCCCAGGAGCCAAGTTCATCCATGCCGCCCTTGACATTACAGTCTCCGACATTCTCTCCCCGCTTCATGTGCCTTCTTCACTCATCCAATCTCTCTTTGACCTCAACAAAATCGTCAACTACGATGGCCACACCTTACCTTTGCTATCCATTCAGGTAACTGAACTATTAGACGGTGTCTTCATCGCCTGTTCTTTCAACCATTCTCTTGGTGATGGAACTTCCTTTTGGAATTTCTTCAATATGTGGTCTGAGATTTTTCAAGCTCagggagatggagatggagatggagatggagatggagatggagttATTTCAATTTCACGACCACCCATTCTAGAGCGTTGGTTTCCTGATGGGTATGGTCCAACTATCAATCTCCCCCCATTTGTTCAGCTGGAACAATTTGAAGCACCCGAGTTAAGGAGGAGATTTTTCCACTTCTCAGCAGAATTAATTGCAAATCTGAAAGCAAAAGCCAATGCAGAGTGCAAAACTAAAGAAATCTCCTCCTTTCAATCACTGAGTGCACTTGTATGGAAAGCCATAACACGAGCTCGTTGCATAAAGCAGGATCAAAGTACCCGTTGTCATATGGCAGTAAATTACAGGGGAAGACTAAAACCTGCATTGCCTGAAAATTACTTAGGCAACATGATTACATCAGTGAAAGTGGATGCAGAAGCAGGGGAATTGGTTGAAACAGGGTTGGGTTGGGGTGCGTGGAAATTGCATGAAGCTGTGACGAACATCACAAACGAAATGATAAGAGAATCACTTGAGAAGTGGATTCAGTGTCCATTTACTCTTCGATGGAGTTCTGTTTCGAATCCATGTATTGTGCTCATAACGAGCTCGTCCAGATTCAATATGTATGGAACCAAATTTGGAATGGGAAAAGCGATGGGAGTTCTAAGTGGATATGGCAACACAATCGATGGTAAGGTTGTTGCTTATCCAGGATATGAAGGAGGAGGAAGTGTAGATCTAGAGATTTGCTTACAACCACAAACGATGGCAAATCTGGAGTCTGATTTGGAGTTCATGAATGCTATCTCTTCTCCACCTCACTTTCCTTCTTAA
- the LOC101216408 gene encoding uncharacterized acetyltransferase At3g50280, with translation MKVKQISVCFVKPKSEWLPPESKHPYHLSPLDYPNLFSQYIQKGLLFHKPPHFFMPIFLHRLKNSLSTALLHFYPLSGRLVTITNHHHLHPSISIYVDCVNSPGAKFIHATLDITISDFLSPIDVPSVVYSLFDNHKAVNYDGHSLPLLSLQVTELLDGIFIGCSLNHAIGDGASYWNFFTMLSEIFQSPSPKHISISRPPVLKRWFPDGDGPIVNLPFNLPEKFMNRFKGPKFRERIFHFSAESIAKLKAKANADCGARGTISSLQSLTAFVWRSITRARRISEEQPTHCIMMANNRAKLEPPLSENYFGNVTKYLKVDANAEELVGKELGWAAWKLHDVVVNNTNKKFRETIEERLQSIHTIQVGRIFEPNTVLMASSPRFNKYGVEFGMGKAVTLRSGYSNKWDGKVTIYPGHEGGGSVDLEICLLPQNMVNLESDFEFMVAVSSSH, from the coding sequence atgaaggtaaaaCAGATTTCAGTGTGCTTTGTGAAACCAAAATCAGAATGGCTTCCCCCAGAATCGAAGCATCCATATCATTTAAGCCCTTTAGATTACCCCAACCTTTTCTCTCAGTATATCCAAAAGGGCCTCCTCTTTCACAAACCTCCCCATTTTTTTATGCCCATTTTTCTTCACCGCCTCAAAAACTCCCTCTCCACCGCTCTCCTCCATTTCTACCCACTTTCTGGCCGCCTTGTCACCATCACAAACCACCATCATCTTCACCCTTCCATCTCCATTTACGTCGATTGCGTTAACAGCCCTGGTGCCAAGTTCATCCACGCCACCCTCGACATCACAATTTCTGATTTTCTCTCCCCCATTGACGTGCCTTCCGTGGTCTACTCTTTATTTGACAACCACAAGGCTGTCAACTACGATGGCCATTCCCTCCCTTTGTTGTCCCTTCAAGTAACGGAGTTACTGGACGGAATTTTCATCGGCTGTTCCCTCAACCATGCCATTGGCGATGGAGCCTCCTACTGGAATTTCTTCACCATGTTATCTGAGATTTTTCAATCCCCTTCTCCAAAACACATTTCCATTTCACGTCCCCCTGTTCTCAAGCGCTGGTTTCCCGATGGGGATGGTCCAATCGTTAATCTCCCTTTTAACCTTCCCGAAAAATTTATGAACAGATTCAAAGGGCCTAAATTTCGGGAGAGAATATTCCACTTTTCAGCAGAATcaattgcaaaattaaaagcaaaagCCAACGCAGATTGTGGCGCCAGAGGAACGATCTCCTCATTACAATCCTTAACTGCATTTGTATGGCGATCCATAACACGAGCTCGTCGGATATCAGAGGAACAACCCACACATTGTATAATGATGGCGAATAACAGAGCAAAATTAGAACCACCCTTGTCCGAAAATTACTTCGGCAACGTAACTAAATATCTGAAAGTGGATGCAAACGCAGAGGAGTTGGTTGGGAAAGAACTTGGTTGGGCAGCATGGAAGTTGCACGATGTTGTGGTTAACAAtactaacaaaaagtttagagaGACAATTGAGGAACGGTTGCAATCTATTCATACAATACAAGTTGGTAGAATTTTCGAACCGAATACTGTGTTGATGGCGAGCTCGCCGAGATTCAACAAGTATGGGGTTGAGTTTGGGATGGGAAAAGCTGTTACATTGCGGAGTGGATATTCCAATAAATGGGACGGCAAGGTTACTATATATCCAGGACATGAGGGAGGAGGGAGTGTAGATTTAGAGATTTGTCTTCTCCCTCAAAATATGGTGAATCTTGAGtctgattttgaatttatggtTGCTGTCTCTTCCTCCCATTGA